In Arthrobacter sp. PAMC25284, a single genomic region encodes these proteins:
- a CDS encoding bifunctional allantoicase/(S)-ureidoglycine aminohydrolase has translation MGKYYTPKGGLPPQTHLTTERAIVTEAYTVIPKGVMTDIVTSNLPGFSNTRSWIIARPISGFATTFSQLIVEIGPGGGAPKAEFEAGVEGVIFVTKGKVNLTLDGELHQLEEGGYAYIAAGAQWGLENVSDDVVSFHWIRKAYERLEGYEAKSFVTSDQEVEPGEMPDVDGVWKTTRFADPNDLAHDMHVNIVTFKPGGVIPFPETHVMEHGLYVLEGKAMYLLNNDWVEVEAGDFMWLRAFCPQACYAGGPGNFRYLLYKDVNRQIRLT, from the coding sequence ATGGGCAAGTACTACACTCCCAAAGGCGGCCTGCCGCCGCAGACCCACCTCACTACTGAGCGTGCCATCGTCACGGAAGCCTATACGGTCATCCCCAAGGGTGTTATGACCGACATCGTGACCAGCAACCTGCCGGGCTTCTCCAACACCCGCTCCTGGATCATCGCCCGCCCCATCTCCGGGTTCGCCACCACCTTCTCCCAGCTGATCGTGGAAATCGGCCCGGGCGGCGGCGCGCCCAAGGCGGAATTTGAAGCAGGCGTCGAAGGCGTCATCTTCGTCACCAAGGGCAAGGTCAACCTGACCCTTGACGGTGAACTGCACCAGCTCGAGGAAGGCGGCTACGCCTACATTGCTGCCGGCGCACAGTGGGGCCTGGAAAACGTCTCGGACGACGTCGTGTCCTTCCACTGGATCCGCAAAGCCTACGAGCGGCTCGAAGGCTACGAGGCGAAATCCTTCGTCACGAGTGACCAGGAAGTCGAGCCGGGCGAAATGCCGGATGTCGACGGCGTCTGGAAGACCACGCGGTTCGCGGACCCCAACGACCTGGCACACGATATGCACGTGAACATTGTGACGTTCAAGCCGGGCGGTGTGATCCCGTTCCCCGAAACCCACGTGATGGAGCACGGCCTGTATGTCCTTGAGGGCAAGGCGATGTACCTGCTCAACAATGACTGGGTGGAGGTGGAGGCAGGGGACTTCATGTGGCTGCGCGCCTTCTGCCCGCAGGCCTGCTACGCCGGCGGGCCCGGCAACTTCCGCTACCTGCTCTACAAGGATGTCAACCGTCAGATCCGCCTGACCTAA
- a CDS encoding DUF6986 family protein produces MANNLSLTGRDLAEIESQLAATDRLLERNYPGDDGSRQPVHTVYVPADRFTPSFAADWGAQALAAADAHGGLVRLGELLGQDADLAKAVASRVSAKLAAEPIEDLRLDFEDGYGDRGDDAEDSAAVAAASTVAAAVAAGTAPPFIGIRFKCFEAATRNRGLRTLDLFVAKLAGAGELPEGLILTLPKVTTVAQVQAMDYAVSRLEEIHSLPHGRLRFEVQVETPQLILGPEGTSPVAQLPHVVPGRISGLHYGTYDYSASLQISAEYQSMEHPVADFAKEVMQLAVAGTGIRLSDGSTNIIPVGDGVENAWAIHGRLVRRSLERGFYQGWDLHPAQLPSRFAATYAFYRQGLPAAAARLRNYVEQTEGGVMDEPATARALAAFVLRGVQCGAVGADEVQALAGVGVPQLTALAHPRLATTSNSLK; encoded by the coding sequence ATGGCAAACAATCTTTCCCTGACCGGCAGGGACCTGGCCGAGATTGAATCGCAGCTGGCCGCGACCGACCGGCTGCTGGAGCGGAACTACCCGGGCGACGACGGATCCCGCCAGCCGGTGCATACCGTCTACGTCCCTGCGGACCGCTTCACGCCGTCGTTCGCGGCCGACTGGGGCGCCCAGGCGCTGGCAGCGGCGGACGCCCACGGCGGATTGGTCCGCCTCGGTGAACTGCTCGGCCAGGACGCCGACCTCGCCAAAGCGGTGGCGTCCCGGGTGTCAGCCAAGCTGGCCGCCGAGCCGATCGAGGACCTGCGGCTGGACTTCGAGGATGGCTACGGGGACCGGGGCGACGACGCTGAGGATTCCGCCGCTGTGGCGGCCGCCTCGACGGTGGCGGCTGCGGTCGCAGCGGGCACGGCCCCGCCCTTCATTGGCATCCGTTTCAAATGCTTTGAAGCTGCCACCAGGAACCGCGGACTGCGCACGCTGGATCTTTTCGTCGCGAAACTTGCGGGCGCCGGCGAGCTCCCGGAGGGCCTGATCCTTACCCTGCCCAAGGTCACCACGGTGGCCCAGGTACAGGCCATGGACTATGCCGTCTCCCGGCTCGAAGAGATCCACTCGCTGCCGCACGGGCGGCTCAGGTTTGAAGTGCAGGTGGAAACACCGCAGCTCATCCTGGGCCCCGAGGGAACCTCACCGGTAGCTCAGCTGCCGCACGTCGTCCCGGGCCGGATCAGCGGTCTGCACTACGGAACGTATGACTATTCGGCCTCCCTGCAGATCTCCGCCGAGTACCAGTCCATGGAGCACCCGGTAGCCGACTTCGCCAAGGAAGTCATGCAGTTGGCTGTCGCCGGCACGGGCATCCGCCTCTCTGACGGCTCAACCAACATCATCCCGGTCGGCGATGGCGTTGAGAATGCCTGGGCCATCCATGGCCGGCTGGTCCGCCGCTCGCTGGAGCGGGGCTTCTACCAGGGCTGGGACCTGCATCCGGCCCAGCTGCCCAGCCGTTTTGCTGCGACCTACGCGTTCTACCGGCAGGGTCTTCCGGCCGCCGCGGCCCGTCTGCGAAACTACGTGGAACAGACCGAAGGCGGCGTCATGGACGAGCCGGCCACCGCCCGGGCACTGGCAGCGTTCGTGCTGCGCGGCGTCCAATGCGGTGCCGTCGGTGCCGACGAAGTCCAGGCGCTTGCCGGCGTCGGAGTTCCGCAGCTGACCGCACTGGCCCACCCGCGGCTGGCCACCACTTCCAACTCTCTCAAGTAA
- the aceB gene encoding malate synthase A: MALSVTDPHPIERAEEILTPEALAFVEELHHRFAGTRTELLKARVVKREQVARTGKLDFLPETRDVREGDWTVAPAPAALQDRRVEMTGPATPAKMAINALNSGAKVWLADLEDASTPTWPNVIDALLNLRDAAAGTLKYTSPEGKEYSLRTDAPLAVVVARPRGWHMDERHLIINGQPAVGALVDFGLHFFHIARQLISNGHGPYYYLPKMESHLEARLWNDVFVFAQDHLGIPQGSVRATVLIETIPAAFEMDEILYELRDHASGLNAGRWDYLFSIIKYFRDAGASFVLPDRATVAMTAPFMRAYTELLVKTCHHRGAFAMGGMAAVIPNRREPDVTAQAFEKVRSDKTREANDGFDGSWVAHPDLVSTCREVFDSVLGDRPNQLDKQRPEVSVTADQLLDIASADGQVTEAGLRLNLYVAVAYTAVWVSGNGAVAIHNLMEDAATAEISRSQVWQQIRNKSVLADTGNTVTRELVEKILAEETEKLRGEAGEESFQKFYLPASRLIADICLSEEYTDFLTTPAYELIG; this comes from the coding sequence ATGGCTCTCTCAGTCACTGACCCGCACCCGATTGAACGTGCCGAAGAAATCCTGACCCCGGAGGCGCTGGCCTTTGTGGAGGAACTCCACCACCGCTTCGCCGGCACCCGTACCGAACTCCTCAAGGCCCGCGTGGTGAAGCGCGAGCAGGTGGCCCGGACCGGCAAGCTCGACTTCCTGCCCGAGACCCGGGACGTCCGGGAGGGCGACTGGACGGTTGCTCCCGCCCCGGCCGCTCTCCAGGACCGGCGCGTGGAAATGACCGGCCCCGCCACACCCGCCAAAATGGCAATCAATGCGCTGAACTCCGGCGCCAAGGTCTGGCTGGCGGATCTTGAGGATGCCAGCACGCCCACCTGGCCCAATGTCATCGACGCACTCCTTAACCTCCGGGATGCCGCAGCGGGGACGCTGAAGTACACCTCCCCGGAAGGGAAGGAATACAGCCTCCGGACCGACGCGCCGCTCGCCGTCGTCGTCGCACGTCCCCGCGGCTGGCACATGGATGAGCGCCACCTGATCATCAACGGACAGCCCGCGGTCGGAGCGCTCGTCGATTTCGGCCTGCACTTCTTCCACATCGCCAGGCAGCTCATCAGCAATGGCCACGGCCCGTACTACTACCTGCCCAAGATGGAGAGCCACCTCGAGGCGCGGCTCTGGAACGACGTGTTTGTCTTCGCCCAGGACCACCTTGGCATCCCGCAGGGCTCCGTCCGCGCCACGGTGCTGATTGAGACCATTCCTGCCGCGTTCGAAATGGACGAGATCCTTTACGAGCTCCGCGATCACGCCTCCGGACTCAACGCGGGCCGGTGGGACTACCTGTTCAGCATCATCAAGTATTTCCGCGATGCCGGTGCCAGCTTTGTGCTTCCGGACCGGGCCACGGTGGCCATGACAGCGCCGTTTATGCGTGCCTACACTGAATTGCTCGTCAAGACCTGCCACCACCGCGGCGCCTTCGCCATGGGCGGTATGGCCGCGGTCATCCCCAACCGGCGCGAACCCGACGTCACCGCGCAGGCCTTCGAAAAGGTCCGCTCGGACAAGACCCGTGAGGCGAACGACGGTTTTGACGGTTCCTGGGTTGCACACCCGGACCTGGTTTCAACGTGCCGGGAAGTGTTCGACTCCGTCCTGGGCGACCGTCCCAACCAGCTGGACAAGCAGCGGCCCGAGGTATCGGTAACCGCCGACCAGTTGCTGGACATTGCCTCAGCCGACGGTCAGGTCACCGAGGCCGGCCTGCGCCTGAACCTGTATGTTGCCGTGGCCTACACGGCGGTCTGGGTCTCCGGCAACGGAGCGGTGGCCATCCACAACCTCATGGAAGATGCCGCCACCGCCGAGATCTCCCGCTCGCAGGTCTGGCAGCAGATCCGCAACAAGTCCGTTCTGGCAGATACCGGCAACACCGTCACCCGCGAACTCGTGGAGAAAATCCTGGCAGAGGAAACGGAAAAGCTGCGCGGCGAGGCCGGCGAGGAGAGCTTCCAGAAGTTCTACCTGCCCGCCAGCCGGCTGATCGCGGACATCTGCCTCTCCGAGGAGTACACGGACTTCCTCACCACGCCCGCCTATGAACTGATCGGCTGA
- a CDS encoding NAD-dependent malic enzyme: protein MANPSPGNSITLRVDAPSSFTATSELAAAVGAAGAAITALDVTESHHETLVVDVTCNTTDDEHAGRVKDALNALDGVTVRNVSDRTFLMHLGGKLEVVPKVALRNRDDLSRAYTPGVARVCMAIAENPDAARNLTIKRNTIAVVTDGSAVLGLGNIGPAAALPVMEGKAALFKQFANVDAWPVCLDTQDTEEIIMIVKALAPVYGGVNLEDIAAPRCFEIENRLREELDIPVFHDDQHGTAIVTLAALTNALRVVDKKIGDVRIVVSGVGAAGSAIIQLLKAQGARHIIAAGRSGAIHSGQDYDDEHRTWIAANTNEEGFSGTLHEAIKGADVFIGVSAPNVIGEEQVAAMAKDAIVFAMANPTPEIDPVIASRHAAVVATGRSDYPNQINNVLAFPGFFRGLLDAGASDIIPEMLVAAAEAIANRVADDELNASYIIPSVFDPHVAADVASAVAHAAHAARAAVSAKA from the coding sequence ATGGCGAACCCGAGCCCCGGAAATTCGATCACCCTGCGCGTGGACGCGCCGTCCAGCTTCACCGCCACGAGCGAACTCGCGGCCGCCGTCGGCGCTGCCGGCGCCGCCATCACCGCCCTGGACGTCACCGAATCCCACCACGAGACGCTCGTGGTCGATGTCACCTGCAACACCACCGATGACGAGCACGCCGGCCGCGTCAAAGACGCCCTGAATGCGCTCGATGGCGTTACAGTCCGCAACGTCTCGGACCGCACCTTCCTGATGCACCTCGGCGGCAAGCTCGAGGTCGTGCCCAAGGTCGCCCTCCGCAACCGCGACGATCTTTCCCGCGCCTACACCCCGGGTGTTGCCCGTGTCTGCATGGCGATCGCAGAGAACCCCGACGCCGCCCGGAACCTGACAATCAAGCGCAACACGATCGCCGTCGTCACCGACGGCTCCGCTGTGCTGGGCCTGGGGAACATCGGCCCCGCAGCGGCGCTCCCGGTGATGGAAGGCAAGGCGGCGTTGTTCAAGCAGTTCGCCAACGTCGACGCCTGGCCGGTCTGCCTGGACACCCAGGACACCGAGGAAATCATCATGATCGTCAAGGCTCTCGCCCCCGTCTACGGCGGCGTGAACCTTGAAGACATCGCGGCACCGCGCTGCTTCGAGATCGAGAACCGGCTCCGCGAAGAACTCGACATCCCGGTCTTCCACGACGACCAGCACGGTACCGCCATCGTCACCCTGGCCGCCCTGACCAACGCCCTGCGTGTGGTGGACAAGAAGATCGGCGACGTACGGATCGTGGTCTCCGGAGTCGGCGCCGCCGGTTCCGCCATCATCCAGCTGCTCAAGGCCCAGGGCGCCCGGCACATCATCGCTGCCGGACGCTCCGGTGCCATCCACTCAGGTCAGGACTACGACGACGAGCACCGCACCTGGATTGCGGCGAACACGAACGAGGAAGGCTTCTCCGGGACCCTGCACGAGGCAATCAAGGGAGCCGACGTCTTCATCGGCGTCAGCGCCCCCAACGTGATCGGCGAGGAGCAGGTCGCCGCCATGGCCAAGGACGCGATCGTCTTCGCCATGGCCAACCCGACCCCGGAAATCGACCCGGTCATCGCCTCCCGGCACGCCGCAGTCGTGGCCACCGGCCGCAGCGACTACCCGAACCAGATCAACAACGTGCTGGCCTTCCCCGGCTTCTTCCGCGGCCTGCTGGACGCCGGAGCATCGGACATCATCCCGGAGATGCTCGTGGCGGCCGCCGAGGCAATCGCCAACCGCGTGGCTGACGACGAGCTCAACGCCAGCTACATCATCCCCAGTGTCTTTGATCCGCACGTTGCCGCCGACGTCGCGTCCGCGGTCGCGCACGCAGCCCACGCAGCCCGCGCCGCGGTCTCCGCCAAAGCCTGA